One stretch of Campylobacter sp. CNRCH_2014_0184h DNA includes these proteins:
- a CDS encoding tautomerase family protein, which produces MPIISIKLAKPEFSKVQKEELIADITELLHAKYNKPKQNIVIMLEDIEPYNIAFGGESVEKLRLKGKK; this is translated from the coding sequence ATGCCTATTATTAGTATCAAACTCGCTAAACCAGAATTTAGCAAAGTACAAAAAGAAGAGTTAATAGCAGATATTACAGAGCTTTTGCATGCAAAATATAATAAACCAAAGCAAAATATAGTCATAATGCTAGAAGATATTGAGCCATATAATATTGCTTTTGGTGGTGAAAGTGTAGAAAAATTAAGATTGAAAGGTAAAAAATGA
- the ilvE gene encoding branched-chain-amino-acid transaminase — protein MIRAKKIWMDGKIIDFDDAKIHVLTHSLHYANAVFEGTRAYKTQNGLAIFRLKEHTKRLLESAKITLINSPFSQEELENAQVELLRANDFQNNTYLRPLIFLGDGTMGVYHAKAPVRVAIAAWEWGAYLGEEGLEKGIKVKISSFARNSVKSSLGKAKASANYLNSQMAKYEAIEAGYEEALMLDEEGFVAEGTGECFFMVKDGKLITPPNDFSLKSITQDTVLKIAHDLGISVVRQRISRDEVYVADEAFFTGTAAEITPINNIDARIIGNGKRGELTTKLQNAYFDIVYGRNEKYASMLTYI, from the coding sequence ATGATTAGGGCAAAAAAAATTTGGATGGATGGAAAAATCATTGATTTTGATGATGCAAAAATTCATGTTTTAACACATTCATTACATTATGCAAATGCAGTTTTTGAAGGAACAAGAGCTTATAAAACACAAAATGGTTTAGCAATTTTTAGATTAAAAGAACATACCAAAAGACTTTTAGAGTCTGCAAAAATCACTTTAATCAACTCACCTTTTTCTCAAGAAGAACTTGAAAATGCACAAGTTGAACTTTTAAGAGCAAATGATTTTCAAAATAACACTTATTTGCGCCCATTGATCTTTTTGGGTGATGGAACTATGGGAGTTTATCATGCTAAAGCTCCTGTTAGAGTAGCTATTGCCGCTTGGGAATGGGGTGCTTATTTGGGCGAAGAAGGCTTAGAAAAAGGTATTAAGGTTAAAATTTCTTCTTTTGCTAGAAATAGCGTAAAATCTAGCCTAGGCAAAGCCAAAGCAAGTGCAAATTATTTAAATTCTCAAATGGCTAAATATGAAGCTATAGAAGCAGGATATGAAGAAGCTTTAATGCTTGATGAAGAAGGTTTTGTAGCAGAAGGGACAGGCGAGTGCTTTTTTATGGTTAAAGACGGGAAATTAATCACCCCGCCAAATGATTTTTCATTAAAAAGTATTACCCAAGATACTGTTTTAAAAATTGCACATGATTTGGGCATAAGCGTAGTGCGCCAAAGAATTTCAAGAGATGAAGTTTATGTGGCTGATGAAGCATTTTTCACAGGAACTGCAGCAGAAATAACTCCAATAAATAATATTGATGCAAGAATTATAGGAAATGGAAAAAGAGGCGAGCTAACAACAAAGCTCCAAAATGCGTATTTTGATATAGTTTATGGACGCAATGAAAAATACGCTTCTATGCTAACTTATATTTAA
- a CDS encoding prohibitin family protein, with protein sequence MPADLNDYFNKKNNQNNNKQNLNFKAPEFNFKGFGKFSPLIYSAIAIVLVFALFKPFAIVNSGEMGIKSTTGKYSPTPLEPGLHFFMPVLQKITIVDTRVRQINYASIEGVNENLQIGSGVVNKNSISVLDSRGLPVSIDVTVQYRLNPLQVPQTIATWGLNWENKIIDPVVRDVVRNVVGQYTAEELPTNRNTIAVQIDQGIRKTIESQPNEPAELQAVQLREIILPIKVKEQIERVQIAKQEAERTKYEVERANQEALKKAALAEGEANATIISAKGRASAVKIEADAQAYSNREIAKSLNNPLLDLKQIETQKQFNEALKVNKDAKIFLTPGGAVPNIWVDSKDNKRTSSVAN encoded by the coding sequence ATGCCAGCTGATTTGAATGATTATTTTAATAAAAAAAACAATCAAAACAACAATAAGCAAAATTTAAATTTCAAAGCCCCAGAATTTAATTTCAAAGGTTTTGGAAAATTTTCTCCATTAATTTATAGCGCGATTGCAATTGTTTTAGTCTTTGCGCTTTTTAAACCTTTTGCAATAGTTAATTCAGGGGAAATGGGAATCAAGTCTACCACGGGTAAATACAGCCCTACTCCGCTTGAACCAGGACTTCATTTTTTTATGCCAGTATTACAAAAAATCACTATAGTAGATACTAGAGTAAGACAAATTAATTATGCTTCTATTGAAGGCGTAAATGAAAATTTACAAATAGGTTCAGGGGTTGTAAATAAAAATAGTATTTCGGTGCTTGATTCAAGAGGTTTGCCTGTGTCTATTGATGTAACTGTTCAATATAGATTAAATCCTTTACAGGTTCCTCAAACCATAGCTACTTGGGGGCTTAATTGGGAAAATAAAATCATTGACCCAGTTGTAAGAGATGTAGTAAGAAATGTGGTAGGTCAATATACTGCAGAAGAGCTTCCAACCAATCGTAACACCATAGCAGTGCAAATTGATCAAGGCATTAGAAAAACCATAGAAAGTCAACCAAATGAACCTGCTGAGCTTCAAGCAGTTCAACTTAGAGAGATTATCTTGCCTATAAAAGTAAAAGAGCAAATTGAAAGAGTACAAATTGCTAAACAAGAAGCTGAAAGAACCAAATACGAAGTAGAAAGAGCTAATCAAGAAGCACTTAAAAAAGCAGCTTTAGCTGAAGGGGAAGCAAATGCAACCATAATTAGTGCTAAAGGTAGAGCAAGTGCGGTTAAAATAGAAGCTGATGCACAAGCGTATTCAAATAGAGAAATAGCAAAAAGTTTAAATAACCCTTTGCTTGATTTAAAACAAATTGAAACTCAAAAGCAGTTTAACGAAGCACTTAAGGTTAATAAAGATGCCAAAATTTTCTTAACACCTGGTGGAGCTGTACCAAATATTTGGGTTGATAGCAAAGATAATAAAAGAACAAGCTCAGTAGCAAATTAA
- a CDS encoding DUF2393 domain-containing protein: MKAQHIREQMIFYTTHLHLVDFLLMALVIFFFIITLFLALIIRNKPAFAFMVIFLGILCSAGIAYLGYFLIDTKVRSRITSLDNAQFFVYDNSLSVDYSLTNTSKKSFRYCKLKVEVFKKSDDNSTFKNLIHTIKPLRSKSTMIEKTINPQQTINLKTKFSDFKEGQNFDIEISSKCF, from the coding sequence ATGAAAGCCCAACACATTCGAGAGCAAATGATTTTTTATACTACTCATTTGCACTTAGTAGATTTTTTATTAATGGCCTTGGTTATATTTTTTTTCATTATCACTTTATTTTTAGCTTTAATCATCAGAAACAAGCCTGCTTTTGCCTTTATGGTGATTTTTTTAGGAATTTTATGTTCAGCAGGTATCGCTTATTTAGGATATTTTTTAATTGATACTAAAGTTAGATCAAGAATAACCAGCTTAGATAATGCTCAATTTTTTGTATATGATAACTCACTCAGCGTTGATTATAGCTTAACAAATACTTCTAAAAAAAGCTTTAGATACTGCAAATTAAAAGTAGAAGTTTTTAAGAAAAGTGATGATAATAGTACTTTTAAAAATTTAATACATACTATAAAACCTCTAAGAAGCAAATCAACCATGATAGAAAAAACAATAAATCCACAACAAACTATTAATTTAAAAACCAAATTTTCCGATTTTAAAGAAGGTCAAAATTTTGACATTGAGATTAGTTCAAAGTGTTTTTAA
- a CDS encoding DUF2393 domain-containing protein has translation MGYFTFFHILIIVIMLASTGLTWVLLYLKVQNKKYMIIFCIVSFILALILTISLLLTIDQYTKKASLSNFSTYRRLATESIIVKGRVTNDTNFKISECFLELRIIDDNKKHEVSGEIFNQQNFDSIKRANQEQRDASYNINIAKNLPGHTYKDFSFEVGLPPHFQSYKVFKQLKCR, from the coding sequence ATGGGATATTTTACATTTTTTCATATTTTAATCATTGTTATTATGTTAGCTTCTACAGGTTTAACTTGGGTTTTGCTTTACTTAAAAGTTCAAAATAAAAAATATATGATTATTTTTTGCATAGTGAGTTTTATACTAGCATTAATTTTAACCATTTCATTACTATTAACTATAGATCAATATACCAAAAAAGCAAGTTTGAGTAATTTTTCAACCTACAGACGCTTAGCAACAGAAAGTATTATTGTAAAAGGTAGAGTAACTAATGATACTAATTTTAAAATTTCTGAATGCTTTTTAGAGCTTAGGATAATTGATGATAACAAAAAACATGAGGTAAGTGGTGAAATCTTTAATCAACAAAATTTTGATAGCATAAAAAGAGCAAATCAAGAACAAAGAGATGCTTCATATAATATCAATATTGCAAAAAACTTACCAGGGCATACTTATAAAGATTTTTCATTTGAAGTGGGATTACCACCTCATTTTCAAAGCTATAAGGTATTTAAACAATTAAAATGCAGATAA
- the purF gene encoding amidophosphoribosyltransferase — MCAVVGVINSKNASTVAYYALFAMQHRGQEASGISVSDGLSIKTHKAKGEVGQIFNTQILAGLKGEIAIGHNRYSTAGNSSLHDAQPVAATCSLGDISLVHNGNLINKEEVRKELINNGAIFHSNMDTENVVHLIAKSKKETLKDRFIESLTQSKGAYCFMLASKNQLFVVRDPYGVRPLSLGRLKDGGYIVASETCAFDLIEAEFIRDVKPGEMLIFTQGSYEFESIQVFDKTDPRICAFEYIYFARPDSIIEGKSVYEVRKKMGEALAKKFKEKVDFVVPVPDSGVSAAIGFAQYLKIPLEMAIVRNHYVGRTFIEPTQEMRNLKVKLKLNPMKKVLEGKDIVVIDDSVVRGTTSKKIIALLKQAGARKIHLAIACPEIKFPDIYGIDTPTFEELISANKSVEEVREYTGADSLTFLDINELVSSIGDERKYSLISFDGDYFIK, encoded by the coding sequence ATGTGTGCAGTAGTTGGAGTAATTAATTCAAAAAATGCAAGTACAGTGGCTTATTATGCTTTATTTGCTATGCAACATCGCGGGCAAGAGGCAAGTGGGATTAGCGTAAGTGATGGTTTGAGTATCAAAACACACAAAGCTAAAGGTGAAGTAGGGCAAATTTTTAATACACAAATTCTAGCAGGATTAAAAGGCGAGATAGCTATAGGACATAATCGTTATTCTACTGCAGGAAATTCTTCTTTGCATGATGCCCAACCTGTTGCAGCTACTTGTTCTTTGGGTGATATTTCTTTAGTGCATAATGGAAATTTGATTAATAAAGAAGAAGTTAGAAAAGAATTGATTAACAATGGGGCTATTTTTCATTCTAATATGGATACAGAAAATGTGGTACATTTAATAGCAAAAAGCAAAAAAGAAACTTTAAAAGATAGATTTATAGAAAGCTTGACTCAAAGCAAGGGAGCGTATTGCTTTATGCTTGCTAGTAAAAATCAACTTTTTGTAGTAAGAGATCCTTATGGGGTTAGACCTTTATCTTTGGGTAGATTAAAAGATGGTGGGTATATTGTAGCGAGTGAAACTTGCGCTTTTGATTTGATAGAGGCTGAATTTATCCGCGATGTAAAACCAGGCGAGATGTTGATTTTTACTCAAGGTAGTTATGAGTTTGAAAGCATTCAAGTATTTGATAAGACAGACCCAAGAATTTGTGCATTTGAGTATATTTATTTTGCTAGACCTGATAGTATTATAGAAGGTAAAAGCGTATATGAAGTGCGTAAAAAAATGGGTGAAGCCTTGGCTAAAAAATTTAAAGAAAAAGTGGATTTTGTAGTGCCAGTTCCAGATAGTGGTGTAAGTGCTGCTATAGGTTTTGCACAATATTTAAAAATCCCACTTGAAATGGCAATAGTGAGAAATCACTATGTTGGAAGAACTTTCATAGAGCCAACTCAAGAAATGAGAAATTTGAAGGTAAAATTAAAACTCAATCCTATGAAAAAAGTCTTAGAAGGCAAAGATATAGTGGTGATTGATGATAGTGTGGTAAGAGGAACAACTTCTAAAAAAATTATTGCACTTTTAAAACAAGCAGGTGCAAGAAAAATCCATTTAGCGATTGCATGTCCAGAAATTAAATTTCCTGATATTTATGGTATAGATACACCTACCTTTGAAGAATTAATCTCAGCTAATAAAAGCGTTGAAGAGGTTAGAGAGTATACAGGTGCAGATAGCTTGACTTTTTTGGATATTAATGAACTAGTTTCAAGTATAGGCGATGAAAGAAAATACTCTTTAATTAGTTTTGATGGGGATTATTTTATTAAATAA
- the dapB gene encoding 4-hydroxy-tetrahydrodipicolinate reductase, which translates to MINIGIHGSNGRMGTQIRLCLEDDEQAKASAFFDQGSNYEDFFNKCDVIIDFSTPKGCEDLLLYARSNPKPLVIGTTGLDAKQNELMQSASITMPILYATNMSLGVAILKKLSYLASEALRDFDIEILEMHHNKKKDAPSGTAMTLAQNVAKARNLDLEKVRVSGRDGIIGQRSKDEIAVMSLRGGDIVGSHRVGFYNEGEFIELNHTATSRATFAKGAIKCAKWLASQENGLYDIDDCLGI; encoded by the coding sequence ATGATTAATATTGGAATCCATGGAAGTAATGGGCGTATGGGTACTCAAATAAGACTTTGCCTAGAAGATGATGAGCAGGCAAAGGCTAGTGCGTTTTTTGATCAAGGATCAAATTACGAAGATTTTTTTAATAAATGTGATGTAATTATTGATTTTTCTACTCCAAAGGGTTGTGAGGATTTGCTTTTATATGCAAGAAGTAATCCCAAGCCTTTGGTGATAGGTACTACAGGTTTGGATGCTAAGCAAAATGAGTTAATGCAAAGTGCAAGTATTACTATGCCTATTCTTTATGCAACTAATATGTCTTTGGGTGTGGCGATTTTAAAAAAGCTTTCTTATTTAGCTAGTGAGGCTTTGAGAGATTTTGATATAGAAATACTTGAAATGCACCATAATAAGAAAAAAGATGCTCCAAGTGGTACCGCAATGACTTTAGCACAAAATGTTGCTAAGGCTAGAAATTTAGACTTAGAAAAGGTCAGAGTAAGCGGTAGAGATGGGATTATTGGACAAAGAAGTAAAGATGAAATCGCGGTGATGAGTTTAAGAGGCGGTGATATAGTAGGTTCACATAGGGTTGGTTTTTACAATGAAGGTGAATTTATAGAATTAAATCATACGGCTACTTCAAGAGCTACTTTTGCAAAAGGTGCGATAAAATGTGCAAAATGGTTAGCTTCTCAAGAAAATGGCTTATATGATATAGATGATTGTTTAGGAATTTAA
- a CDS encoding PepSY-like domain-containing protein, whose amino-acid sequence MKKILILSTTLALMASANITQQNTNSYQQNMPHMPQHNPYAQNYYGLSKPIMDKIQSSFPGAFIVDVDWEEFGYEIKLSNNMEMFFDRNGNFLGQKWDD is encoded by the coding sequence ATGAAAAAAATACTAATTCTAAGTACAACTTTAGCACTAATGGCTAGTGCAAATATTACACAACAAAATACTAATTCATATCAACAAAATATGCCTCATATGCCTCAGCATAATCCTTATGCGCAAAATTATTATGGGCTTTCTAAACCTATTATGGATAAAATTCAAAGTTCTTTTCCTGGAGCTTTTATTGTAGATGTGGATTGGGAAGAATTTGGTTATGAAATTAAACTAAGTAATAATATGGAAATGTTTTTTGATAGAAATGGAAATTTTTTAGGGCAAAAATGGGATGATTAA
- the trxB gene encoding thioredoxin-disulfide reductase, with the protein MLDLAIIGGGPAGLSAGLYATRGGLKNVVMFEKGTPGGQITSSSEIENYPGVAQVLDGISFMAPWNEQCMRFGLKHEMIGVEQISKNTDGSFNIKLENGKVEQAKAVIVCTGSTPRRAGFKGEDEFFGKGVSTCATCDGFFYKNKEVAVLGGGDTALEEALYLANICSKVYLIHRRDEFRAAPSTVEKVRNNDKIELITNAVVDEVCGDNMGVNKVKIAFNDGSKRDLDVPGIFTFVGLNVRNEILKQENGEFLCAMEEGGQVGVDLKMQTNIAGLFAAGDLRKDAPKQVICAAGDGAVAALSALAYIENLH; encoded by the coding sequence ATGTTAGATTTAGCTATTATAGGCGGTGGCCCTGCTGGTTTAAGTGCGGGATTATATGCTACTAGAGGCGGATTAAAAAATGTTGTAATGTTTGAAAAAGGTACACCAGGTGGGCAAATAACTTCAAGTTCAGAAATTGAAAATTATCCTGGAGTTGCACAAGTTTTAGATGGAATTTCTTTTATGGCTCCATGGAATGAGCAATGTATGCGTTTTGGTTTAAAACATGAAATGATAGGTGTAGAACAAATTAGCAAAAATACTGATGGTAGTTTTAATATTAAATTAGAAAATGGTAAAGTCGAACAAGCAAAGGCTGTTATTGTTTGTACAGGTTCTACTCCACGTCGTGCAGGTTTTAAAGGCGAGGATGAATTTTTTGGCAAAGGTGTAAGTACTTGTGCAACTTGCGATGGATTTTTTTATAAAAATAAAGAAGTAGCTGTTTTAGGTGGAGGAGATACAGCCTTAGAAGAGGCATTGTATCTAGCTAATATTTGCTCAAAAGTATATTTAATCCATAGAAGAGATGAGTTTAGAGCAGCGCCTTCAACGGTAGAAAAAGTAAGAAATAATGATAAAATAGAATTAATCACAAATGCAGTAGTTGATGAGGTTTGTGGTGATAATATGGGTGTTAATAAGGTAAAAATAGCATTTAATGATGGATCTAAAAGAGATCTTGATGTACCTGGAATTTTTACCTTTGTTGGATTGAACGTGAGAAATGAAATCTTAAAACAAGAAAATGGTGAGTTTTTATGTGCTATGGAAGAAGGTGGTCAAGTGGGTGTTGATCTTAAAATGCAAACTAATATAGCAGGGTTGTTTGCAGCAGGTGATTTAAGAAAAGATGCTCCAAAACAAGTAATATGTGCAGCAGGCGATGGAGCAGTCGCAGCACTTAGTGCTTTAGCATATATTGAAAACTTGCATTAA
- the trxA gene encoding thioredoxin — protein sequence MGKYIDLTAENFAQAKEGVALVDFWAPWCGPCRMLAPVIDELANDFDGKAKICKVNTEEQGDLAAQFGVRSIPTIFFFKDGEVVDQLVGAQSKQVLADKLNSLL from the coding sequence ATGGGAAAATATATTGATTTAACTGCAGAAAATTTTGCACAAGCAAAAGAAGGCGTAGCTTTAGTAGATTTTTGGGCTCCATGGTGCGGACCTTGTAGAATGCTTGCACCGGTAATTGATGAGCTTGCAAACGATTTTGATGGCAAGGCTAAAATTTGCAAAGTAAATACAGAAGAGCAAGGTGATTTAGCTGCGCAATTTGGTGTAAGATCTATTCCAACTATCTTTTTCTTTAAAGATGGTGAAGTGGTTGATCAATTGGTTGGTGCTCAATCAAAACAAGTTTTAGCAGATAAACTAAACTCACTTTTATAA
- a CDS encoding YraN family protein: MALSQYLFGIKGEDIACEYLKNKDFEILERNFHSKFGEIDIIAKKDKILHFIEVKSTQGNYEVAYRLDGKKFNKIIKTIEYYFMKHKSNENFQLDLLCVYKDDIKLLENISY; encoded by the coding sequence ATGGCTTTATCACAGTATCTTTTTGGTATAAAAGGTGAAGATATAGCATGTGAATATCTTAAAAATAAAGATTTTGAAATTTTAGAAAGAAATTTTCATTCTAAATTTGGAGAAATTGATATTATTGCTAAAAAAGATAAAATTTTACATTTTATTGAAGTTAAAAGTACACAAGGAAATTATGAAGTAGCCTATAGACTAGATGGCAAAAAATTTAACAAAATTATTAAAACCATAGAGTATTACTTTATGAAACACAAAAGTAATGAAAATTTTCAATTAGATTTACTTTGCGTGTATAAAGATGATATAAAACTTTTAGAAAACATTAGTTATTAA
- a CDS encoding homoserine dehydrogenase: MKIAILGYGTVGSAVVETLLKNQDLIKARCDEEIIPVIALARSAKPNALIPVVNDIDEVLECEDIDVFVELMGGIDLPFEIISKILKRKKSVVTANKALLAYHRYELEKLAQDTAFGYEASVAGGIPIIKILKEGLSANNIVSIKGILNGTSNYILSKMAEDNAKFQEVLKKAQDLGYAEADPTFDIEGFDAAHKLLILANIAYGLRVKPEDILIEGISKVSDEDIYFAKEFEYTIKHLGIAKIKDEKIELRVHPVMLNKDKMLAKVDGVMNAISIDGDILGESLYYGPGAGGKATASAVVADLIDIARKEKNSAIFGYLNDTSYKLLNKDEIYTRYYLRLKVLDKIGVLSKITQLMSEHQISIDTFLQKPKKEKQDCSTLFFITHQTYEKNIQILTQKLKEQEFVKDDVFMMRIED; the protein is encoded by the coding sequence ATGAAAATAGCGATTTTAGGCTATGGCACGGTAGGAAGTGCTGTTGTAGAAACTTTGTTAAAAAATCAAGATTTAATTAAAGCAAGATGTGATGAAGAAATTATTCCGGTAATTGCTTTAGCAAGAAGTGCAAAACCAAATGCATTGATTCCTGTGGTTAATGATATTGATGAGGTTTTAGAGTGTGAAGATATTGATGTATTTGTGGAGTTAATGGGTGGTATTGATTTACCTTTTGAAATAATTTCAAAAATTTTAAAAAGAAAAAAATCAGTAGTAACTGCTAATAAAGCTTTACTTGCTTATCATCGTTATGAGCTTGAAAAATTAGCACAAGATACAGCTTTTGGTTATGAGGCAAGTGTAGCGGGTGGAATTCCTATTATTAAAATTTTAAAAGAGGGTTTGAGTGCCAATAATATCGTTTCTATCAAAGGCATTTTAAATGGCACAAGTAATTATATTTTAAGCAAGATGGCAGAAGATAATGCCAAATTTCAAGAGGTATTAAAAAAAGCCCAAGATTTAGGATATGCTGAAGCTGATCCTACTTTTGATATAGAAGGATTTGATGCTGCGCACAAGCTTTTAATTTTAGCAAATATTGCTTATGGACTAAGAGTAAAACCTGAGGATATCTTGATTGAGGGTATTAGCAAGGTAAGCGATGAGGATATTTATTTCGCAAAGGAATTTGAGTACACCATAAAACATTTAGGTATTGCTAAAATAAAAGATGAAAAAATAGAATTAAGGGTTCATCCTGTTATGTTAAATAAAGATAAAATGTTAGCAAAAGTTGATGGAGTGATGAATGCTATCAGTATAGATGGGGATATTTTGGGCGAAAGTTTATACTATGGTCCAGGAGCAGGTGGTAAGGCAACTGCAAGTGCTGTTGTAGCAGATTTAATTGATATAGCAAGAAAAGAAAAAAATAGTGCTATTTTTGGATATTTAAACGATACTTCTTATAAGCTTTTAAATAAGGATGAAATTTATACAAGATACTATCTAAGATTAAAGGTATTAGATAAAATAGGGGTTTTATCAAAAATTACGCAATTAATGAGCGAACATCAAATTTCAATCGATACTTTTTTGCAAAAGCCAAAAAAAGAAAAGCAAGATTGTAGTACTTTATTTTTTATTACTCATCAAACTTATGAAAAAAATATACAAATTTTAACTCAAAAACTTAAAGAACAAGAATTTGTTAAAGATGATGTTTTTATGATGAGAATAGAAGATTAA
- a CDS encoding LL-diaminopimelate aminotransferase codes for MFEEIHFNTIERLPNYVFAEVNAIKMAARRAGEDIIDFSMGNPDGKTPQHIIDKLCESANKDKTSGYSASSGIYKLRLAICNWYKRKYDVDLDPESEVVATMGSKEGFVNLARAVINPGDVAIVPTPAYPIHTQAFIIAGGNVATMNFDFNENYELNENTFFENLQKTLHESIPRPKYVVVNFPHNPTTVTVEKSFYERLVAMAKKERFYIISDIAYADLTFGSYKTPSIFEVEGAKDVAVETYTLSKSYNMAGWRVGFVVGNKRLIAALKKIKSWFDYGMYTPIQVAATVALDGDQTCVEEIKATYAKRLEVLLESFYQAGWELKKPNASMFVWAKLPQSKAHLGSMEFSKQLLQKANVAVSPGVGFGEAGNEYVRIALIENENRIRQAARNIKKYLRE; via the coding sequence ATGTTTGAAGAAATTCATTTTAATACCATAGAAAGACTTCCAAATTATGTTTTTGCTGAAGTTAATGCGATTAAAATGGCAGCAAGAAGAGCAGGGGAGGATATAATAGATTTTTCTATGGGAAATCCTGATGGCAAAACTCCTCAACATATTATAGACAAGCTTTGCGAAAGTGCAAATAAAGACAAAACTTCAGGGTATTCTGCTTCGAGTGGAATTTATAAACTAAGACTTGCAATTTGTAATTGGTATAAAAGAAAATATGATGTTGATTTAGATCCTGAAAGTGAAGTAGTTGCAACGATGGGCTCTAAAGAAGGCTTTGTAAATTTAGCAAGAGCTGTTATTAACCCAGGAGATGTAGCTATTGTGCCTACGCCTGCTTATCCTATACATACTCAAGCTTTTATCATAGCAGGTGGTAATGTAGCAACTATGAATTTTGATTTTAATGAAAATTATGAATTAAACGAAAATACTTTTTTTGAAAATTTACAAAAAACACTGCATGAAAGTATTCCGCGTCCAAAATATGTAGTGGTAAATTTTCCGCATAATCCTACAACAGTTACAGTGGAAAAAAGTTTTTATGAGAGATTGGTTGCTATGGCAAAAAAAGAAAGATTTTATATTATTTCTGATATTGCTTATGCGGACTTAACTTTTGGCTCTTATAAAACTCCTTCGATTTTTGAAGTTGAAGGTGCTAAAGATGTAGCAGTAGAAACCTATACACTTTCAAAATCTTACAACATGGCAGGTTGGCGTGTAGGTTTTGTGGTAGGTAATAAACGCTTAATTGCGGCTTTGAAAAAGATCAAATCTTGGTTTGATTATGGTATGTATACGCCTATACAAGTTGCTGCTACTGTAGCTTTAGATGGGGATCAAACTTGTGTTGAAGAGATTAAGGCAACTTATGCAAAAAGATTGGAAGTCTTACTAGAATCATTTTACCAAGCAGGATGGGAATTAAAAAAGCCTAATGCAAGTATGTTTGTTTGGGCAAAACTCCCTCAAAGCAAGGCTCATCTTGGTAGTATGGAATTTTCTAAGCAGCTTTTACAAAAAGCAAATGTAGCAGTAAGTCCTGGAGTTGGCTTTGGTGAAGCGGGTAATGAGTATGTTAGAATAGCTTTAATAGAAAATGAAAACCGTATTCGTCAAGCAGCAAGAAATATCAAAAAATACTTAAGAGAATAA
- the rlmB gene encoding 23S rRNA (guanosine(2251)-2'-O)-methyltransferase RlmB codes for MIVYGKQVFFYILEKHKEKIKEIYLAKECEKADFSKIAKASKKIKKLDFKAAQSLARGGNHQGFLMEIDDFEFSSFESLKEKDFIVILYNISDVGNIGAIVRSAYALGADGIILVAKNVAIDGVIRASSGAALDMKIVLNDDILSMINELKQKGFYIYASASGGSDIHTIKAKNKKVLIMGSEGFGIAPKVLKKCDECVGIKMHNDFDSLNVSAAFAILCDRMKNG; via the coding sequence ATGATAGTTTATGGTAAGCAAGTGTTTTTTTATATCTTAGAAAAACACAAAGAAAAAATTAAAGAAATTTATTTAGCAAAAGAATGTGAAAAAGCTGATTTTTCAAAAATAGCAAAGGCATCAAAAAAAATTAAAAAACTTGATTTTAAGGCCGCGCAAAGTTTGGCAAGAGGTGGAAATCATCAAGGTTTTTTAATGGAAATTGATGATTTTGAATTTAGCTCTTTTGAGAGTTTAAAAGAAAAAGATTTTATAGTTATTTTATATAATATTAGCGATGTTGGAAATATAGGCGCTATCGTGCGTAGTGCTTATGCTTTGGGTGCTGATGGGATTATTTTGGTAGCTAAAAATGTAGCTATAGATGGAGTTATTCGTGCAAGTAGTGGCGCGGCTTTAGATATGAAAATAGTTTTAAATGATGATATTTTAAGCATGATAAATGAATTAAAACAAAAAGGTTTTTATATCTATGCTAGTGCAAGCGGAGGTAGTGATATACATACTATCAAGGCCAAAAATAAAAAAGTTTTGATTATGGGAAGTGAGGGTTTTGGTATAGCACCAAAGGTGCTTAAAAAATGTGATGAATGTGTAGGGATAAAAATGCACAATGATTTTGATAGTTTAAATGTTAGTGCAGCATTTGCAATACTTTGCGATAGGATGAAAAATGGATAG